A section of the Styela clava chromosome 9, kaStyClav1.hap1.2, whole genome shotgun sequence genome encodes:
- the LOC120340157 gene encoding uncharacterized protein LOC120340157 codes for MKLTVAYFIATLVVVQGQFPLRRRVSFRDTESIVFTAFNRDEAKGSLHYAPADPDSQIVSDDFLNSTRLVYTADDDPTEYWGLATSYETGQIFFNNYVSSQLVVLDVSTNKLGVVANDMTSRLDNIAFDRVTKILYWTDTENNKIIAIEKNYRYFTVIADLDDLSPNALTIHVTKRKMFFSATKRSGQYISGTELRKCNLDGSGMETLILFPDVISPRSMTIDYSNDKLFWTDRSVFGDSVVMASDLNGKLTKQFFSTSTGSFWGIAYYNSYFYVTDMVNRTESEYDIHIRNSDGRTGKVVKTKTRPRNIAVYAPNEVSKTKIPNECESNKCNQLCLASAAGRSACKCAAGFTLKRGTTCEADTLDDNYLLIADLAHRRLFQLGLTEFGSNDIVAVDIKDAPNEKLYAAGVDASNGNIVWYNLETDEIVWNDKKFSFSGGVISFVVYHCERKLYWSTGTGIYSWDGRRFSSSTRIYSLPFFTSSEVRQIEIDIIRGHIYWVEHDQLTKRSKVMRSNLKGEKQETVLRDIATSKGITIDYESYTLYVLSMVAGELYSLPLKLMENIPSQSAGHYQYKIIRLIPILKENTFLLSDLVVVNGWVYISDSRSASIRRFNLRSGPSSMETYGPKAFYYVPTLKFYNRQHYMKNIRDKCPGARTATTTTTTTTTTTTTAFTRRFRAPTTPETVIFTRRPSRRNPPRQQSIKTNPIVTTSAPRKSVVETGANCDPLLNSGKYMDYLTCMLAAYKP; via the exons ATGAAACTGACTGTGGCTTACTTCATTGCAACGTTAGTTGTGGTTCAAGGACAATTCCCTCTTCGAAGACGGG TTTCCTTCCGTGATACAGAATCAATAGTTTTCACAGCATTTAACAGAGATGAAGCAAAGGGATCACTTCACTATGCACCA GCCGATCCTGATTCCCAAATTGTTTCTGATGACTTTTTGAACTCCACAAGACTCGTTTACACCGCAGACGACGATCCTACCGAATATTGGGGACTTGCTACAAGCTATGAAACTGGACAGATTTTCTTTAACAATTATGT GTCTTCTCAACTAGTTGTTTTAGACGTGAGTACAAACAAATTGGGGGTTGTTGCTAATGATATGACATCGCGTCTTGACAACATAGCCTTTGACAGagttacaaaaatattatattggaCGGATACTGAGAACAATAAAATCATCgccattgaaaaaaattatagatattTCACTGTCATCGCGGACTTGGATGACCTCTCTCCTAATGCTCTTACTATTCATGTCACTAAAAG aaaaatgtttttctctGCCACAAAGAGAAGCGGTCAATATATCTCTGGTACCGAACTACGGAAGTGCAACCTCGATGGGTCAGGAATGGAAACTCTTATACTATTCCCAGATGTTATTTCTCCTAGATCAATGACAATTGACTACTCAAATGATAA GCTTTTCTGGACGGATCGATCAGTATTCGGAGATTCAGTTGTCATGGCTAGTGACCTGAACGGAAAACTAACAAAACAGTTCTTTTCGACTTCTACTGGAAGTTTTTGGGGCATCGCTTATTATAAT TCATACTTCTACGTCACTGACATGGTCAATAGAACTGAATCCGAATATGACATTCACATTAGAAATTCGGATGGAAGAACTGGAAAAGTAGTCAAAACTAAAACAAGGCCAAGAAACATAGCAGTATATGCTCCAAACGAAGTTTCAAAAACCAAAA TTCCAAATGAATGTGAATCGAACAAATGCAATCAATTATGTCTTGCATCAGCAGCAGGTAGAAGTGCATGCAAATGTGCTGCGGGATTTACCTTAAAACGTGGAACAACATGCGAAGCAG ATACTCTTGACGATAACTATCTGCTTATTGCTGACCTTGCTCATCGTCGATTATTTCAACTTGGTTTGACAGAATTTGGATCCAACGATATTGTTGCTGTTGACATAAAAG acGCACCGAATGAGAAACTATATGCCGCCGGGGTTGATGCAAGCAACGGCAATATTGTGTGGTATAATCTCGAAACGGATGAAATTGTATGGAACGACAAAAAATTTTCGTTTTCTGGAGGTG tAATCAGCTTCGTTGTTTATCATTGCGAGAGGAAACTATACTGGTCGACAGGGACTGGAATTTATAGTTGGGACGGAAGAAGGTTCTCATCTAGTACACGAATATACAGCTTGCCTTTTTTTACAAGTTCTGAAGTTCGACAAATAGAAATAGATATTATTCGTGG ACATATATATTGGGTTGAACATGATCAATTAACAAAAAGAAGTAAAGTGATGAGAAGCAATCTCAAAGGAGAAAAACAGGAAACTGTTTTAAGAGATATTGCAACCTCTAAAGGAATTACGATCGATTATGAAT CTTACACTTTGTACGTTTTGTCGATGGTTGCAGGAGAATTGTATTCACTTCCACTAAAACTTATGGAGAACATACCATCGCAATCTGCTGGTCACTATCAATACAAAATTATCAGACTCATTCCTATTTTGAAGGAAAACACCTTTTTGCTTTCCGA CCTCGTTGTGGTCAACGGATGGGTATACATTTCTGACTCCCGTTCAGCAAGCATACGCCGTTTTAACCTACGCTCGGGACCCTCATCTATGGAAACATATGGCCCAAAGGCATTTTATTATGTGCCGActttaaaattttacaatagACAACATTATATGAAGAACATAA gaGATAAATGTCCCGGCGCAAGAACCGCTACCACGACAACAACAACCACGACTACTACCACCACTACTGCGTTTACAAGAAGATTTAGAGCACCAACTACACCAGAAACTGTAATTTTCACTAGACGGCCATCTAGAAGAAATCCGCCGAGACAACAATCAATTAAGACGAATCCCATCGTTACTACCAGTGCCCCCCGAAAATCAGTAGTCGAAACCGGAGCTAATTGTGACCCTCTCTTGAATTCAGGCAAATATATGGATTATCTCACATGTATGCTTGCTGCTTATAAGCCgtag
- the LOC120340161 gene encoding DDB1- and CUL4-associated factor 11-like — protein sequence MEEEEEIEEEVQYESLYDDNDEPDLSVVLALLLRSGQVRLSQGVINRFGEGSDEDDEDASENQAGLEEPDTIKESDLTQDVLLHTGRLANTKANSKESIVKSVWKRELSCCGAKRKNVFTAGCQTAICSHQIPNTVVNSVSLREKVFCGIYSEDGNTFLSACQDSHLRVYDANRFDDVSQTCKPFKNIPALDIGWSILDVAFSPDALYLAYTTWSSVLHIASIYDNEDVNLSSHHAMDLRPENYNFAAFSLQFSADNNEVLCGGNDGHLYIYDRNRNSRTSRIYAHEDDINAIRFADKGSQILYSGGDDGLVNVWDRRMLHENSPQKVGSFAGHVDGITFIDSKDDSRYLLSNSKDQTIKVWDVRKFSSAGAQEAVKVAVARQAWDYRWQQVPRRQRNRKKTVAGDTSIKTYHGHEVTNTLIRARFSPMHTTGQRYIYTGCSKGNVVIYDILTGEIVSKIKRHKHCVRDVSWHPYEPKLVSTSWDGTFSVWSHETEAGDVEMDISKPSRKRRLGGKDCDEEDGHSYGLRRSPRLARANYTST from the coding sequence ATGGAAGAGGAGGAAGAGATTGAGGAGGAAGTCCAGTACGAAAGTTTATATGATGATAATGATGAACCTGACCTTTCTGTAGTCCTTGCGTTACTATTACGCAGTGGCCAAGTTCGTCTCAGTCAAGGTGTTATAAATCGATTTGGTGAAGGCTCTGATGAAGATGACGAAGACGCCAGTGAAAATCAAGCAGGTTTAGAAGAGCCTGACACTATTAAAGAAAGCGATTTAACACAAGATGTCCTTCTTCATACTGGAAGACTAGCAAACACTAAAGCAAATTCCAAAGAAAGTATTGTAAAATCAGTTTGGAAACGAGAACTTAGTTGTTGTGGGGCCAAGAGAAAAAATGTTTTCACTGCTGGTTGCCAAACTGCTATTTGTTCACATCAAATTCCCAATACAGTTGTTAACTCGGTATCTCTAAGAGAAAAGGTTTTTTGTGGTATCTATTCTGAAGATGGAAACACTTTCCTATCAGCTTGTCAAGATAGTCATTTAAGAGTGTATGATGCAAATAGATTTGATGATGTATCGCAAACTTGTAAGCCATTTAAGAATATACCTGCACTTGATATAGGGTGGAGCATTCTTGATGTAGCTTTCAGTCCTGATGCACTTTACCTTGCTTATACTACATGGTCCAGTGTTCTGCATATTGCATCAATATATGATAACGAAGATGTAAATTTATCCTCCCACCACGCAATGGACCTAAGACCAGAGAATTATAACTTTGCTGCATTTTCATTGCAGTTTTCTGCCGACAATAATGAAGTACTATGTGGTGGAAATGATGGccatttgtatatatatgatcGTAATAGAAATTCTAGAACTTCTCGAATATATGCTCATGAAGATGATATTAATGCAATCCGTTTTGCGGATAAAGGATCCCAGATATTGTATTCTGGGGGAGATGATGGACTTGTTAATGTTTGGGATAGGAGGATGTTGCATGAGAATAGTCCACAAAAAGTTGGCTCATTTGCTGGCCATGTGGATGGGATTACCTTCATTGATTCAAAAGACGATTCAAGATATCTGCTTTCAAACAGTAAAGATCAGACTATAAAAGTTTGGGACGTTAGGAAGTTTTCATCAGCAGGTGCCCAGGAAGCAGTCAAAGTGGCGGTTGCGCGACAAGCCTGGGATTATCGCTGGCAACAGGTTCCACGGCGGCAGCGTAACAGAAAAAAGACTGTAGCTGGGGATACTTCAATAAAAACATATCATGGACATGAAGTCACAAATACTCTTATTAGAGCTAGGTTTTCTCCTATGCATACAACAGGTCAAAGGTATATTTACACTGGGTGTTCAAAAGGAAATGTCGTCATTTATGACATTTTAACAGGAGAGATTGTATCAAAAATAAAGAGACATAAGCACTGTGTGAGAGATGTGTCATGGCATCCTTATGAACCAAAATTGGTATCAACTTCATGGGATGGGACTTTTAGTGTATGGAGTCATGAAACAGAAGCGGGTGATGTTGAAATGGACATATCAAAACCAAGCAGAAAACGTCGCTTGGGTGGCAAAGATTGTGATGAAGAAGATGGTCATTCCTATGGATTGAGAAGAAGTCCACGCTTGGCAAGAGCTAACTATACAAGTACTTGA
- the LOC144427398 gene encoding zinc finger MYM-type protein 1-like, translating into MQARLKHGTLRDTAFVTRPCIDYKKFMEKAIAHRDTSYHRESNIAAKNFVKSMETGQNVRANMEAQYATQTTKENRRIMTSIVKTVMFCASGNIPLRGHSGDSGNFVSLLLFRIDAGDEDLKRHFARMAGNAKYRSPMIQNEILKVASNMIVQDIVMEANKSFVSVIADESCDISGKEQLSIVLRYVKGGEVCERFTGLVEMDSVSAESISSNILTHVSGIGVDLQKLVGQGYDGATTMAGHVSGVQKRIRNKYMRAIFVHCASHCLNLVINDQSNVAIIRSTCDIIHETIRFFRESPKRRAGLGINIPLFCPTRWSEKYKSIRIFKCNFKGVLEALDSLARDANSETRAKAFSLKSALEKSSVIYAVCLIGRYSALMEPLARALQAVGVSVPSVKNPTSSLQSVIAEERNDSEIALNIYKEACEIAGLKELTIPRVVEVQVYRDNVCADSASQYFKRSVYLPYVDGLSCSIRERFIDDPSFFSLLSILPPNKPVHVDEVERLYLLDNLQNEVRLWRTSLSSDVNDECLEGLLLSARDYPSVYTAIQIVMTLPATTVEAERSFSCMKRVKTWLRSSMTSNRLSDLCVLHCHREMVTEEKINRVVSSIVSGKRRMDF; encoded by the coding sequence ATGCAAGCACGTTTGAAGCATGGAACTCTCAGGGACACTGCCTTTGTTACAAGACCATGCATTgactacaaaaaatttatggaaaaggCTATAGCCCATCGAGACACAAGTTACCACCGAGAATCAAATATAGCTgcgaaaaattttgtcaaaagcaTGGAAACTGGTCAAAATGTGCGTGCAAACATGGAGGCCCAATATGCTACGCAAACAACAAAAGAAAACAGACGAATAATGACTTCCATTGTCAAGACTGTCATGTTCTGTGCTTCGGGTAACATACCCTTGCGCGGACATTCCGGGGATAGTGGAAATTTTGTGAGCCTTCTTCTATTTCGTATCGACGCAGGGgatgaagatttgaaaaggCATTTCGCTCGAATGGCCGGAAACGCTAAGTATAGAAGCccgatgatacaaaatgaaattctcaAGGTAGCAAGCAACATGATAGTGCAAGATATCGTTATGGAGGCTAATAAATCGTTTGTGTCCGTAATAGCCGACGAATCATGTGATATTTCTGGGAAAGAACAACTAAGCATCGTTTTGAGGTATGTGAAAGGTGGTGAAGTGTGCGAGCGCTTCACAGGATTAGTGGAAATGGATTCTGTTTCTGCCGAATCAATTTCCTCGAATATTTTGACCCACGTCTCTGGTATAGGAGTGGATTTGCAAAAACTTGTGGGGCAAGGCTATGATGGTGCAACGACAATGGCAGGTCACGTCAGCGGTGTGCAAAAACGCATTCGTAATAAATACATGCGCGCAATATTTGTGCACTGCGCTTCtcattgtttgaatttggtCATAAATGACCAAAGTAATGTTGCAATCATCAGAAGCACCTGTGATATCATTCATGAGACTATTCGTTTTTTCAGGGAGAGCCCTAAAAGGCGCGCGGGTTTAGGAATTAACATCCCTTTGTTCTGCCCCACCAGATGGTCTGAGAAGTACAAGAGCATCCGAATCTTCAAATGCAACTTCAAAGGAGTACTTGAGGCTCTTGATTCATTGGCGAGAGATGCTAACAGTGAGACGCGGGCGAAGgctttttctctgaaatctgcTCTAGAAAAGTCGTCGGTTATCTACGCCGTATGTTTGATTGGTCGATATTCGGCACTAATGGAGCCACTAGCGCGCGCACTTCAGGCGGTCGGAGTCAGTGTGCCGTCAGTAAAGAACCCCACATCCTCTCTTCAGAGCGTTATCGCTGAAGAACGCAATGACTCTGAAATcgcattgaatatttacaaagaagCTTGTGAAATAGCTGGCTTGAAAGAGTTGACAATACCCAGAGTAGTCGAAGTACAAGTGTATCGCGACAATGTCTGTGCTGATTCAGCATCCCAGTATTTTAAACGTTCCGTATATCTCCCATACGTCGACGGCTTGAGCTGCTCTATTCGGGAACGCTTCATTGACGacccatcatttttttcattgctatcAATTCTTCCACCGAACAAACCAGTTCACGTGGATGAGGTAGAGCGTCTGTATTTATTGGATAACCTCCAGAATGAAGTGAGACTGTGGAGAACTTCTTTAAGTTCCGACGTTAACGACGAATGTTTGGAGGGGCTTCTTCTGAGCGCTCGAGATTATCCAAGCGTGTACACCGCAATACAGATCGTTATGACGCTACCAGCAACCACCGTTGAGGCTGAGCGGTCTTTCTCCTGCATGAAACGGGTAAAGACATGGCTGCGCTCATCAATGACGTCCAATCGCCTTTCTGATTTGTGTGTGCTTCACTGTCACCGTGAAATGGTCACCGAggagaaaattaatcgagttgtgTCGAGCATAGTTAGCGGGAAGCGGAGGATGGACTTTTAA